Proteins from a single region of Pseudomonas ekonensis:
- the eboE gene encoding metabolite traffic protein EboE has protein sequence MSAAAGWTAAQVGYCSNVHPTHDLAGLRASIERHFQSVRRLRGFSEQDSGLWICARAAAELRQAPARSRFLSLLQQKGLRLTSLNGFPYGQFHDGAVKAEVYLPDWSMPQRLDYSLDLAHLLAQALPADCPQGVISTVPLGYAAGWSPALQQRAEDQLRQLTASLARLHRETGKKIVFCLEMEPDCVLENTDQAIAFLRHWRTVDPNHGHLALCFDVCHQAVMFEDCHQSLNRLRQAGVPVGKIQLSNALICRLAGLDENRAKQVLEVLSAFSETTYLHQVKARDAEGRLMAWPDLPGALDDCAKHPGRYPELRIHFHVPLFSEHLLLPELSGSQIALAQTFDYLAEHKDFRPVLEVETYSWGVLPASLRPADEQALLAGIGAELRWVETQLSQRRLLQAQVQEVGADAL, from the coding sequence ATGAGCGCAGCCGCCGGTTGGACGGCCGCCCAGGTCGGCTATTGCAGCAACGTGCATCCGACCCATGACCTGGCTGGGCTGCGGGCCTCCATCGAGCGGCACTTTCAGAGTGTGCGCCGGCTGCGGGGCTTCAGCGAACAGGACAGCGGCCTGTGGATCTGCGCCCGCGCCGCCGCCGAACTGCGGCAGGCGCCGGCACGTTCGCGGTTCCTGAGCCTGCTGCAACAAAAGGGCCTGCGCCTGACCTCGCTGAACGGCTTTCCTTACGGGCAGTTCCATGACGGCGCGGTGAAGGCCGAGGTCTACCTGCCCGACTGGTCCATGCCGCAACGCCTGGACTACAGCCTCGACCTGGCGCACCTGCTGGCGCAGGCCTTGCCGGCGGACTGCCCTCAGGGCGTGATTTCCACCGTCCCCTTGGGTTATGCCGCCGGCTGGAGCCCGGCGTTGCAGCAGCGGGCCGAGGATCAGTTGCGCCAGCTCACGGCCTCGCTGGCCAGGCTGCACCGGGAAACGGGCAAGAAGATCGTGTTCTGTCTGGAGATGGAGCCCGATTGCGTCTTGGAGAACACCGACCAGGCCATCGCGTTCTTGCGCCATTGGCGAACGGTCGATCCGAACCATGGCCATCTGGCGCTGTGTTTCGACGTCTGCCATCAGGCCGTGATGTTCGAAGACTGTCATCAGTCGCTGAACCGGCTGCGTCAGGCCGGGGTGCCGGTCGGCAAGATCCAGCTGTCCAACGCGCTGATCTGCCGCCTGGCCGGTCTGGACGAAAATCGCGCCAAACAGGTCCTCGAGGTATTGAGCGCTTTTTCCGAAACCACCTACCTGCATCAGGTCAAGGCACGGGATGCCGAGGGCCGCTTGATGGCCTGGCCGGACCTGCCCGGCGCGCTTGACGATTGCGCGAAACATCCGGGGCGCTACCCCGAACTGAGGATCCACTTCCACGTGCCGCTGTTCAGCGAACACTTGCTGTTGCCTGAACTCAGCGGCAGTCAGATCGCCCTGGCGCAGACCTTTGACTATCTGGCCGAGCACAAGGACTTTCGTCCCGTGCTGGAGGTGGAAACCTACAGCTGGGGCGTTCTGCCTGCCTCACTGCGGCCCGCCGATGAGCAGGCCCTGCTCGCGGGGATCGGCGCCGAGCTGCGCTGGGTCGAGACGCAACTTAGTCAGCGGCGCCTGCTGCAAGCCCAGGTACAGGAGGTTGGCGCCGATGCCCTCTGA
- a CDS encoding TatD family hydrolase has product MPKYFDPHIHMVSRTTDDYQNMAAAGITGVIEPAFWQGQARTSVGSFVDYFDTLLGWERFRASMFGIHHFCTIGLNPKEANDLSVANEVLEVLPRYLVKDGVVAVGEIGYDDITPEEDRFLAAQLELARQFNLPVLVHTPHRDKIGGTKRTLAVIREVGIAEHLVIIDHLNELTLPLVLDSDCWRGHSIYPNTKMSETRMVALLQQYGTEKMVVNSAADWGISDPLKVPKTGQAMLDAGFSEAQVEKVLFHNPVDFFAQSGQLDKALVGTPLPIDQRRQWQENSALRGQDPVIK; this is encoded by the coding sequence ATGCCCAAGTACTTCGATCCGCATATCCATATGGTCAGCCGCACCACCGACGACTACCAGAACATGGCGGCCGCCGGCATCACCGGGGTGATCGAGCCGGCGTTCTGGCAGGGCCAGGCCAGGACCAGCGTCGGCAGCTTCGTGGACTACTTCGACACCCTGCTGGGCTGGGAGCGCTTTCGCGCCAGCATGTTCGGCATCCATCACTTCTGCACCATCGGCCTTAACCCAAAGGAGGCCAATGACCTGTCGGTGGCCAACGAAGTGCTGGAGGTGCTGCCGCGCTATCTGGTGAAGGACGGTGTGGTGGCGGTCGGCGAGATCGGCTACGACGACATCACCCCTGAAGAGGACCGCTTTCTGGCCGCTCAACTGGAGCTGGCCAGGCAGTTCAATCTGCCGGTGCTGGTGCACACCCCGCACCGCGACAAGATCGGCGGCACCAAGCGTACCCTGGCCGTGATCCGTGAAGTCGGGATCGCCGAGCATCTGGTGATCATCGACCACCTCAACGAACTGACCCTGCCGCTGGTGCTGGACAGCGACTGCTGGCGCGGCCACTCGATCTACCCCAACACCAAGATGTCGGAGACGCGCATGGTCGCGCTGCTCCAGCAGTACGGCACGGAAAAGATGGTGGTCAACAGCGCCGCCGACTGGGGCATCAGCGACCCGCTCAAGGTGCCGAAGACAGGCCAGGCGATGCTGGACGCCGGCTTCAGCGAAGCCCAGGTCGAAAAGGTGCTGTTCCACAACCCGGTGGACTTCTTCGCCCAGAGCGGCCAGCTCGACAAGGCGCTGGTCGGCACACCGTTGCCCATCGATCAGCGTCGCCAGTGGCAGGAAAACTCCGCCCTGCGCGGTCAGGATCCGGTGATCAAATGA
- a CDS encoding EboA domain-containing protein produces the protein MNMDVTVPPTDALDMRRECLAERRQALSRQLDQTELQWWCEAQEQLARSPDADTAARLSSQCKRHLRERGMPDSGWSTLELARALLLAHVLEHHGPGAQLPLLHQLFRWGDDHEKIALLKALDWLDSHGRCLELALQAGRTSNSQVFAALALDTPYPSRHYPERAFHQLVLKALGMGLDAARLNGLAQRHSGTLNQLALDLLEEQLAAERTVSAGLPRVIAFSLLGPAQRQRLEDLNRQHRLPPEWRARLAGTPSN, from the coding sequence ATGAACATGGACGTCACCGTACCGCCCACGGATGCACTCGACATGCGCCGCGAATGCCTGGCCGAACGGCGCCAGGCCCTGAGCCGCCAGCTGGATCAGACCGAACTGCAATGGTGGTGCGAAGCGCAGGAGCAGCTCGCCCGATCCCCGGACGCTGACACCGCCGCGCGTTTGAGCAGCCAATGCAAACGCCATCTGCGCGAACGGGGCATGCCCGACAGCGGCTGGAGCACCCTGGAACTGGCGCGCGCCTTGTTGCTGGCCCACGTGCTCGAACACCACGGCCCCGGCGCGCAACTGCCCTTGCTGCACCAACTGTTTCGATGGGGCGACGACCACGAAAAGATCGCCCTGCTCAAAGCCCTCGACTGGCTCGACAGCCATGGCCGTTGCCTTGAACTGGCGTTGCAGGCCGGCCGCACCAGCAACAGCCAGGTGTTCGCCGCCCTCGCCCTCGACACCCCTTACCCGTCGCGGCACTACCCCGAGCGGGCCTTCCACCAACTGGTGCTGAAGGCTCTCGGCATGGGGCTCGACGCCGCACGCCTGAACGGCCTTGCGCAGCGGCACAGCGGCACCCTCAACCAGTTGGCCCTCGACCTGTTGGAAGAGCAGCTCGCCGCCGAACGCACGGTGTCCGCCGGCCTGCCCCGGGTGATCGCCTTCAGCCTGCTCGGCCCTGCGCAACGCCAGCGGCTGGAAGACCTGAACCGGCAGCACCGCTTGCCGCCGGAGTGGCGCGCCCGCCTGGCCGGCACCCCATCGAACTGA